A single window of Qipengyuania sediminis DNA harbors:
- a CDS encoding spore coat U domain-containing protein, with amino-acid sequence MGALRRLLIPGAALLAALPAVPAAARNTMVLNAQVVRSCNLGALPMMFGTVSIVNPTGTAQSALIVDCTPGTTFTVTMDNGLHFRAGSRRMANPAGNGNRQFIDYEIFRNAARTQRWGATAATGITTIAPADGKVTLIAYGRADGRRSIASAYEDTVTVTISF; translated from the coding sequence GTGGGTGCATTACGGCGATTGCTGATACCCGGGGCGGCGCTGCTGGCGGCGCTTCCGGCCGTGCCCGCGGCGGCAAGAAACACCATGGTGCTGAACGCCCAGGTTGTCCGCAGCTGCAATCTTGGGGCGCTGCCGATGATGTTCGGCACGGTCAGCATCGTCAACCCGACCGGAACCGCGCAGTCCGCCCTGATCGTCGATTGCACGCCGGGCACCACATTCACCGTGACAATGGACAACGGGTTGCATTTCCGCGCCGGCAGCCGTCGCATGGCCAACCCCGCCGGGAACGGGAACCGCCAGTTCATCGATTACGAAATCTTCCGCAATGCCGCGCGCACGCAGCGTTGGGGTGCGACGGCGGCCACCGGGATCACGACGATCGCGCCGGCAGATGGGAAGGTGACACTGATCGCCTATGGCCGCGCCGACGGCAGACGCTCGATCGCCAGCGCCTATGAGGACACGGTGACGGTCACGATCAGCTTCTGA